A genomic window from Sorex araneus isolate mSorAra2 chromosome 2, mSorAra2.pri, whole genome shotgun sequence includes:
- the TRPM2 gene encoding transient receptor potential cation channel subfamily M member 2 isoform X2, which produces MEPALRKAGSRQEEAFGAQPRRVGDLALDPLLRGSSSRSKKMAPPFSCENKENLSSWIPAHISRKECVYFVESAKLSDAGKVVCACGYTRQQHGEEATRPHPFPDKEWDPKKHVQERPTDAFGDIVFTGLGQKVGKYVRVSQDTPSSVIYHLMTEHWGLEVPNLLISVTGGAKDFNMKPRLKSVFRRGLVKVAQTTGAWIITGGSHTGVMKQVGEAVRDSSLSSRGSKASVVTIGVATWGTIHNREDLVHPTGSFPAEYVMDEEGQGHLTCLDSNHSHFILVDDGTHGCYGVEIPLRARLEKFISEQTKERGGVAIKIPIVCVVLEGGPGTLHTIYNAITNGTPCVVVEGSGRVADVIAQVASLPVPDIRMGLIQQKLGVLFHETFDTFTELRLIEWTKKIQDIVRRRQLLTIFRDGKDGQQDVDVAILQALLKASRSRDHFGHESWDHQLKLAVAWNRVDIARSEIFTDECQWKPSDLHPMMTAALISNKPEFVRLFLENGVRLKEMVTWDVLLWLYGNLEPCLFHYKLQKALAEEPCAPAGPHLRMYHVAQVLRELLGDFTQPLYPRPRSSDRQRLLLPVPHIRLSVQGPSLRSPPKCSANPSTFTTDPIRDLLIWAIVQNRRELAEIIWAQSQDCIVAALACNKILKELSKEEGDTDSMEGMLALADEYEHRAIGVFTECYRKDEERAQKLLTRVSEAWGRTTCLQLALEAKAMKFVSHGGIQAFLTKVWWGQLSVDNGLWRIILCMLAFPLLCTGLVSFRDRKLQAVQGLARVRAFFNAPVVIFHLNILSYFAFLCLFAYVLMVDFQPAPSWSERLIYLWLFSLVCEELRQLFYDPDGCGLAKMAVLYFSDFWNKLDIAAILLFIAGLTCRLTPGMLYPGRIILALDFIMFCLRLMHIFTISKTLGPKIIIVKRMMKDVFFFLFLLAVWVVSFGVAKQAILIHNESRVDWIFRGVVYQSYLTIFGQIPAYIDGVNFNPDHCSPDGTDPYKPKCPESDSARQAPAFPEWLTVTLLCLYLLFTNILLLNLLIAMFNYTFQQVQEHTDQIWKFQRHDLIEEYQGRPPAPPPLILLSHLHLFVKRVVLKIPARRHRQLKNKLEKNEEAALLSWELYLKESYLQSQQLLQRQRPEHKIQDISGKVDAMVDQLEMDRLKRSASAEQRLAFLEEQVAEMARALRSIAKTLSTASAGGEEAVPLLDPPKTPEGCDPALDSRAKVEDAGDGLPHVNARHLLYPSSSVMRFPVPDEKVPWEAEFLIYNPPFHSAERREKGLEDTVGSALELRAGIRYNVVDRAVDRRSSHGAYAVQDGLPLNPMGRTGLRGRGTLRFFGPNHTLLPVITRWRRNQDGGICRRSIKKMLEVLVLRRPGSELWALPGGSRDPGEMLPQKLRQVVHPEFWPTFKSLLAQGTELYKGYMDDPRNTDNAWIETVAVSVHFPDQNDVVLQMLSSPLPSCATVTAVQWQVLDRRLPLYADHKTLLQKAATLFGAYY; this is translated from the exons ATGGAGCCCGCCCTGAGGAAAGCAGGCTCCAGGCAGGAAGAGGCCTTCGGCGCGCAGCCCAGGAGAGTGGGTGACCTGGCCCTGGACCCCCTGCTCCgagggagcagcagcaggagcaagaAGATGGCGCCGCCCTTCAGCTGCGAGAACAAG GAGAACTTGAGCTCCTGGATCCCCGCGCACATCAGCAGGAAGGAGTGTGTGTACTTCGTGGAGAGCGCCAAACTCTCAGACGCGGG CAAAGTGGTGTGTGCCTGTGGCTACACGCGCCAGCAGCATGGGGAGGAGGCCACCAGGCCGCACCCCTTCCCGGACAAGGAATGGGACCCCAAGAAGCATGTGCAGGAGCGGCCGACGGATGCCTTTGGGGACATTGTGTTCACAGGCCTGGGCCAGAAAGTGGGAAAG TATGTCCGCGTCTCCCAGGACACTCCGTCCAGCGTCATCTACCACCTCATGACggagcactgggggctggaggtcCCCAACCTCCTCATCTCCGTGACGGGGGGTGCCAAGGACTTCAACATGAAGCCCCGGCTGAAGAGTGTCTTCCGGAGGGGCCTGGTCAAGGTGGCCCAGACCACAG GGGCCTGGATCATCACTGGGGGGTCCCACACAGGCGTGATGAAGCAGGTGGGGGAGGCTGTGCGGGACTCCAGTCTGAGCAGCCGCGGCAGCAAGGCCAGCGTGGTGACCATAGGAGTGGCCACGTGGGGCACTATCCACAACCGCGAGGACCTGGTGCACCCCACG GGCAGCTTTCCCGCCGAGTATGTGATGGACGAGGAGGGCCAGGGCCACCTCACCTGTCTGGACAGCAACCACTCACACTTCATCCTCGTGGATGACGGCACACACGGCTGCTACGGCGTAGAGATCCCGCTGCGGGCCAGGCTGGAGAAGTTCATCTCAGAACAGACCAAGGAACGGGGCG GCGTGGCCATCAAGATTCCCATCgtctgtgtggtgctggagggagGACCGGGCACTCTGCAT ACCATCTACAACGCCATCACCAACGGCACACCCTGCGTGGTGGTGGAGGGCTCAGGCCGGGTGGCCGACGTCATCGCGCAGGTGGCCAGCCTGCCCGTGCCGGACATCCGCATGGGGCTCATCCAGCAGAAGCTGGGGGTCCTCTTCCACGAGACCTTCGACACCTTCACGGAGCTCAGGCTCATTGAGTGGACCAAGAAG ATCCAGGATATTGTGCGGCGGCGGCAGCTGCTGACCATCTTTCGGGATGGCAAGGATGGCCAGCAGGACGTGGACGTGGCCATCCTTCAGGCCCTACTCaaag CCTCTCGGAGCCGCGACCACTTTGGCCATGAGAGTTGGGACCACCAGCTCAAGCTGGCCGTGGCCTGGAACCGTGTGGACATCGCCCGCAGTGAGATCTTCACTGACGAGTGCCAGTGGAAG CCTTCAGATCTGCACCCCATGATGACGGCTGCCCTCATCTCCAACAAGCCGGAGTTCGTGCGGCTCTTCCTGGAGAACGGGGTGCGGCTGAAGGAGATGGTGACATGGGACGTGCTGCTGTGGCTCTACGGGAACCTGGAGCCGTGTCTGTTCCACTACAAGCTTCAGAAGGCGCTGGCCGAGGAGCCCTGTGCGCCCGCCGGGCCACACCTGCGCATGTACCACGTGGCCCAGGTGCTGCGGGAGCTGCTGGGGGACTTCACGCAGCCCCTCTACCCCCGACCCCGCAGCAGCGACCGCCAGCGCCTGCTGCTTCCGGTGCCACACATCCGGCTCAGT GTGCAGGGCCCCAGCCTCCGCTCGCCCCCCAAGTGCTCGGCCAACCCCAGCACCTTCACCACGGACCCCATCCGCGACCTGCTCATCTGGGCCATCGTCCAGAACCGCCGGGAGCTGGCCGAGATCATCTGGGCTCAG agccaggactgCATTGTGGCGGCGCTGGCCTGCAACAAGATCCTGAAGGAGCTGTCCAAGGAGGAGGGGGACACGGACAGCATGGAGGGCATGCTGGCCCTGGCCGACGAGTACGAGCACAGGGCCATCG GGGTGTTCACCGAGTGCTACCGGAAGGACGAGGAGCGGGCTCAGAAGCTGCTCACCCGCGTGTCCGAGGCCTGGGGGCGGACCACGtgcctgcagctggccctggAGGCCAAGGCCATGAAgtttgtatctcacggtggcaTCCAG GCCTTCCTGACCAAGGTGTGGTGGGGCCAGCTGAGCGTGGACAACGGGCTGTGGCGGATCATACTGTGCATGCTGGCCTTCCCGCTGCTCTGCACCGGCCTGGTCTCCTTCAG GGACCGCAAGCTGCAGGCCGTGCAGGGGCTGGCCCGCGTGCGCGCCTTCTTCAACGCTCCCGTGGTCATCTTCCACCTCAACATCCTGTCCTACTTCGCCTTCCTCTGCCTCTTCGCCTACGTGCTCATGGTGGACTTCCAGCCGGCGCCGTCCTGGAGCGAGCGCCTTATCTACCTCTGGCTCTTCTCCCTGGTGTGCGAGGAGCTGCGCCAG CTCTTCTATGACCCCGACGGGTGTGGGCTGGCCAAGATGGCAGTGCTGTACTTCAGCGACTTCTGGAACAAGCTGGACATTGCGGCCATCCTCCTCTTCATTGCCGGGCTGACCTGCAG GCTCACCCCCGGCATGCTGTACCCCGGCCGCATCATCCTGGCCCTGGACTTCATCATGTTCTGCCTTCGGCTCATGCACATTTTCACCATCAGCAAGACTCTGGGCCCCAAGATTATCATCGTGAAGCGCATG ATGAAGGatgtcttcttcttcctcttcctgctggCCGTGTGGGTGGTGTCCTTTGGCGTGGCCAAGCAGGCCATCCTCATCCACAACGAGAGCCGTGTGGACTGGATCTTCCGGGGTGTTGTCTACCAGTCGTACCTCACCATTTTTGGGCAGATCCCTGCCTACATCGATG GTGTGAACTTCAACCCCGACCACTGCAGCCCTGATGGCACAGACCCGTACAAGCCCAAGTGCCCGGAGAGCGACTCTGCACGGCAGGCGCCCGCGTTCCCTGAGTGGCTGACAGTGACCCTCCTCTGCCTCTACCTGCTCTTCACCAACATCCTGCTGCTCAACCTCCTCATCGCCATGTTCAA CTACACGTTCCAGCAGGTGCAGGAGCATACGGACCAGATCTGGAAGTTCCAGCGCCACGACCTGATCGAGGAGTACCAGGgccggccgcccgcgccgccccccctcatcctcctcagCCACCTACACCTGTTTGTCAAGAGGGTGGTCCTCAAGATCCCGGCCCGGAGACACCGGCAGCTGA AGAACAAGCTGGAGAAGAACGAGGAGGCAGCGCTGCTGTCCTGGGAGCTGTACCTGAAGGAGAGCTACCTGCAGAGCCAGCAGCTCCTGCAGAGGCAGCGGCCCGAGCACAAGATCCAGGACATCAGCGGGAA GGTGGACGCCATGGTGGACCAGCTGGAAATGGACCGTCTGAAGCGCTCGGCCTCTGCGGAGCAGAGACTGGCCTTCCTGGAGGAGCAG gtggcggAGATGGCCCGGGCGCTGCGCAGCATTGCAAagaccctgagcacggccagcgcGGGTGGGGAGGAGGCCGTCCCTCTGCTGG ACCCCCCAAAGACCCCTGAGGGGTGTGACCCCGCGCTGGACAGCAGGGCAAAGGTGGAGGACGCTGGAGATGGCCTCCCCCATGTGAACGCCAGGCACCTCCTGTACCCCAGCTCCTCTGTCATGCGCTTCCCGGTGCCCGACGAGAAGGTGCCCTGGGAG GCGGAGTTCCTCATCTACAACCCGCCCTTTCACTCAGctgagagaagggagaagggccTGGAGGACACCGTGGGAAG TGCCCTGGAGCTGCGTGCGGGGATCCGCTACAATGTGGTGGACAGGGCTGTGGACCGACGGAGCTCCCACGGCGCCTACGCGGTGCAGGATGGGCTCCCGCT GAACCCCATGGGTCGCACGGGGCTGCGGGGACGCGGGACTCTCAGATTCTTTGGCCCCAACCACACTCTGCTGCCAGTGATCACCCG GTGGCGGAGGAACCAGGATGGAGGCATCTGCAGGCGGAGCATCAAGAAGATGCTGGAAGTGCTGGTGCTGAGACGCCCGGGGTCGGAGCTCTGGGCCCTGCCTGGG GGCTCCCGGGACCCAGGGGAGATGCTGCCCCAGAAGCTGAGGCAGGTGGTCCACCCTGAGTTCTGGCCCACCTTCAAGAGCCTGCTGGCCCAGGGCACAGAG CTGTACAAAGGCTACATGGACGACCCTCGGAACACGGACAACGCGTGGATCGAGACGGTGGCCGTGAGCGTCCACTTCCCTGACCAGAACGACGTGGTGCTGCAGATGCTCAGCTCG CCTCTGCCCAGCTGTGCCACGGTCACTGCCGTCCAGTGGCAGGTGCTGGACCGACGCCTCCCGCTCTACGCCGACCACAAAACTCTGCTGCAGAAGGCGGCCACGCTCTTCGGGGCCTACTACTGA